The following are encoded together in the Culex pipiens pallens isolate TS chromosome 1, TS_CPP_V2, whole genome shotgun sequence genome:
- the LOC120421023 gene encoding broad-complex core protein isoforms 1/2/3/4/5-like isoform X1: MASTGLVDKSFVNSNDELFYLKWNNFQKNVSTQFEKLREDDDLVDITFACEGRKLTAHKLVLFACSPFFKELLKKNPSPHPVFFMNDVKFDVLKAILEYMYLGEVHITNENLKDFIKTAEGLQIRGLSKENNTELAMPPAAPTPQPAVSHMAPIGRKVIIDDKETIITAENVQLLDELCRKRPVDTGDLGGGGQVVGLNIKRIKTATVVETQIQSDGSGSSNVEPKVEMVEYLDAETTNHQSPQYCSMDNFTEKSNSRNNMTHMGQINAATFTQTPTQPSSSGHQQQQQQQQQQQQQHVQHEYKSEEDSSWMDKSLDNISVNSEHQQQSGQQTVKYKGKSSSGGGTGGGSSSRSQRSNEDKTNCLTPRCCPVCSRLYSNVSNLRQHMRLIHNPTAVCCPICQKHFNSELYLKRHYSSIHSINAGGGTGTNEPGELVDQKPPAQLATQQQGQAPQQQQQQQQGQQQQQQATSQQQQQQQQAPTSASTNTWNPYHHHTVGDTQLVNPFIK; the protein is encoded by the exons ATGGCGTCGACAGGGCTGGTGGACAAGTCGTTCGTGAACAGCAACGACGAGCTGTTCTACCTGAAGTGGAACAACTTCCAGAAGAACGTGAGCACCCAGTTTGAGAAGCTGCGGGAGGACGACGACCTGGTGGACATTACGTTTGCGTGCGAGGGCCGGAAGCTGACGGCGCACAAGCTGGTGCTGTTTGCGTGCAGTCCGTTCTTCAAGGAGCTGCTGAAG AAAAATCCTTCCCCTCATCCGGTGTTCTTCATGAATGACGTCAAGTTCGATGTGCTGAAGGCGATTCTGGAGTACATGTATCTGGGGGAGGTCCACATAACCAACGAGAATTTGAAGGATTTCATTAAAACGGCCGAGGGCCTGCAGATTCGGGGTCTCAGCAAGGAGAATAAC ACTGAGCTGGCGATGCCTCCGGCCGCACCAACCCCCCAACCTGCGGTGAGCCACATGGCCCCGATCGGGCGCAAGGTCATCATCGACGACAAGGAGACCATCATAACCGCGGAGAACGTACAGCTGCTGGACGAGCTGTGCCGCAAGCGTCCCGTTGACACCGGTGATCTTGGCGGCGGCGGCCAGGTGGTCGGCCTCAACATCAAGCGTATCAAAACTGCGACCGTCGTCGAGACGCAGATCCAGTCCGATGGCAGCG GTTCCTCCAACGTAGAGCCCAAGGTGGAGATGGTCGAGTATCTGGACGCGGAAACGACCAACCACCAGTCGCCGCAGTACTGCAGCATGGACAACTTCACGGAGAAGAGCAACTCGCGCAACAACATGACCCACATGGGGCAGATCAACGCGG CTACCTTCACGCAAACTCCGACGCAACCGAGCAGCTCtggccaccagcagcagcagcaacagcaacaacaacaacagcagcagcacgtCCAGCACGAGTACAAATCCGAAGAGGACAGCAGCTGGATGGACAAATCACTGGACAACATATCGGTCAATTCGGAACACCAACAGCAGTCTGGACAGCAAACCGTCAAGTACAAGGGCAAGTCGAGTAGTGGCGGCGGAACCGGCGGAGGAAGCAGCAGCCGATCGCAGCGCTCCAACGAGGACAAAACCAACTGCCTAACGCCACGCTGCTGCCCGGTATGCTCACGACTCTACTCGAACGTATCGAACCTCCGCCAGCACATGCGCCTCATCCACAACCCAACGGCCGTCTGCTGTCCAATCTGCCAAAAGCACTTCAACTCCGAGCTCTACCTAAAGCGGCACTACTCGTCGATCCACTCGATCAACGCCGGCGGCGGCACGGGAACCAACGAACCGGGTGAACTCGTAGATCAGAAGCCGCCAGCGCAGCTGGCCACTCAACAGCAAGGACAAGccccccagcagcagcagcagcaacagcaaggtcaacagcagcaacaacaagcgacctcccaacagcagcagcagcagcaacaggcaCCGACGTCGGCCAGCACAAACACGTGGAATCCGTACCATCATCACACCGTCGGTGACACGCAGCTGGTGAATCCGTTCATCAAATAA
- the LOC120421023 gene encoding broad-complex core protein isoforms 1/2/3/4/5-like isoform X2 — MASTGLVDKSFVNSNDELFYLKWNNFQKNVSTQFEKLREDDDLVDITFACEGRKLTAHKLVLFACSPFFKELLKKNPSPHPVFFMNDVKFDVLKAILEYMYLGEVHITNENLKDFIKTAEGLQIRGLSKENNTELAMPPAAPTPQPAVSHMAPIGRKVIIDDKETIITAENVQLLDELCRKRPVDTGDLGGGGQVVGLNIKRIKTATVVETQIQSDGSEPKVEMVEYLDAETTNHQSPQYCSMDNFTEKSNSRNNMTHMGQINAATFTQTPTQPSSSGHQQQQQQQQQQQQQHVQHEYKSEEDSSWMDKSLDNISVNSEHQQQSGQQTVKYKGKSSSGGGTGGGSSSRSQRSNEDKTNCLTPRCCPVCSRLYSNVSNLRQHMRLIHNPTAVCCPICQKHFNSELYLKRHYSSIHSINAGGGTGTNEPGELVDQKPPAQLATQQQGQAPQQQQQQQQGQQQQQQATSQQQQQQQQAPTSASTNTWNPYHHHTVGDTQLVNPFIK, encoded by the exons ATGGCGTCGACAGGGCTGGTGGACAAGTCGTTCGTGAACAGCAACGACGAGCTGTTCTACCTGAAGTGGAACAACTTCCAGAAGAACGTGAGCACCCAGTTTGAGAAGCTGCGGGAGGACGACGACCTGGTGGACATTACGTTTGCGTGCGAGGGCCGGAAGCTGACGGCGCACAAGCTGGTGCTGTTTGCGTGCAGTCCGTTCTTCAAGGAGCTGCTGAAG AAAAATCCTTCCCCTCATCCGGTGTTCTTCATGAATGACGTCAAGTTCGATGTGCTGAAGGCGATTCTGGAGTACATGTATCTGGGGGAGGTCCACATAACCAACGAGAATTTGAAGGATTTCATTAAAACGGCCGAGGGCCTGCAGATTCGGGGTCTCAGCAAGGAGAATAAC ACTGAGCTGGCGATGCCTCCGGCCGCACCAACCCCCCAACCTGCGGTGAGCCACATGGCCCCGATCGGGCGCAAGGTCATCATCGACGACAAGGAGACCATCATAACCGCGGAGAACGTACAGCTGCTGGACGAGCTGTGCCGCAAGCGTCCCGTTGACACCGGTGATCTTGGCGGCGGCGGCCAGGTGGTCGGCCTCAACATCAAGCGTATCAAAACTGCGACCGTCGTCGAGACGCAGATCCAGTCCGATGGCAGCG AGCCCAAGGTGGAGATGGTCGAGTATCTGGACGCGGAAACGACCAACCACCAGTCGCCGCAGTACTGCAGCATGGACAACTTCACGGAGAAGAGCAACTCGCGCAACAACATGACCCACATGGGGCAGATCAACGCGG CTACCTTCACGCAAACTCCGACGCAACCGAGCAGCTCtggccaccagcagcagcagcaacagcaacaacaacaacagcagcagcacgtCCAGCACGAGTACAAATCCGAAGAGGACAGCAGCTGGATGGACAAATCACTGGACAACATATCGGTCAATTCGGAACACCAACAGCAGTCTGGACAGCAAACCGTCAAGTACAAGGGCAAGTCGAGTAGTGGCGGCGGAACCGGCGGAGGAAGCAGCAGCCGATCGCAGCGCTCCAACGAGGACAAAACCAACTGCCTAACGCCACGCTGCTGCCCGGTATGCTCACGACTCTACTCGAACGTATCGAACCTCCGCCAGCACATGCGCCTCATCCACAACCCAACGGCCGTCTGCTGTCCAATCTGCCAAAAGCACTTCAACTCCGAGCTCTACCTAAAGCGGCACTACTCGTCGATCCACTCGATCAACGCCGGCGGCGGCACGGGAACCAACGAACCGGGTGAACTCGTAGATCAGAAGCCGCCAGCGCAGCTGGCCACTCAACAGCAAGGACAAGccccccagcagcagcagcagcaacagcaaggtcaacagcagcaacaacaagcgacctcccaacagcagcagcagcagcaacaggcaCCGACGTCGGCCAGCACAAACACGTGGAATCCGTACCATCATCACACCGTCGGTGACACGCAGCTGGTGAATCCGTTCATCAAATAA